In Desulfofundulus kuznetsovii DSM 6115, the following are encoded in one genomic region:
- a CDS encoding chemotaxis protein CheW, giving the protein MGDEQQVVIFQLNDQQYALPIQETQEIIRMTDITRVPNTKSYVEGIINLRGSIVPVINLNRRLDLPVRDYTDATRIIVVEYEGQKVGMIVDNVLEVGRYNADEMEPPAVAGDNMEFLRGVIKKGDRLWLLLNLGRVL; this is encoded by the coding sequence ATGGGCGATGAGCAACAAGTGGTAATCTTCCAGTTAAACGATCAACAATATGCCCTGCCCATCCAGGAAACCCAGGAGATTATTCGCATGACCGATATTACCCGGGTGCCCAACACTAAAAGTTACGTTGAGGGTATCATCAACCTCAGGGGTAGTATCGTGCCGGTAATAAACCTGAACAGGCGCCTGGACCTGCCTGTGCGGGATTACACCGATGCCACCCGGATCATTGTGGTGGAGTATGAAGGACAAAAAGTGGGTATGATTGTTGATAACGTTCTGGAGGTAGGTCGATACAACGCCGATGAAATGGAACCGCCGGCGGTGGCGGGAGACAACATGGAGTTCCTCCGGGGGGTAATAAAAAAAGGCGACCGCCTGTGGTTATTGCTCAACCTGGGCCGGGTTTTGTAG
- a CDS encoding RCKP-type rubredoxin-like domain-containing protein: protein MAVWKCQECGNVVEARCKPGKCKSCGAPKDKLVKEAQPRK from the coding sequence ATGGCTGTCTGGAAGTGCCAGGAGTGCGGGAATGTGGTGGAGGCCCGCTGCAAGCCCGGCAAGTGTAAGTCTTGCGGCGCACCCAAAGATAAGCTGGTCAAGGAAGCCCAGCCCAGGAAGTAG
- the rpe gene encoding ribulose-phosphate 3-epimerase, translating into MIKIAPSILSANFARLREDVQRVERAGADYLHLDVMDGRFVPNITIGPLVVAALRPHSRLFFDVHLMIEEPDRYIDSFVEAGADLITVHVEACRHLHRTLTHIREKGVRAGVALNPATPPEVLEYLPGLFDLVLVMTVNPGFGGQAFIPQVLPKIRRIREMLDGAGLEVEIQVDGGINPSTAPLVVQAGATVLVAGSAVFGAPDPAAAIQVIRQAAKGGE; encoded by the coding sequence GTGATCAAAATAGCACCGTCGATTCTCTCGGCCAACTTTGCCCGCCTTAGGGAAGACGTGCAGCGGGTGGAGAGGGCCGGGGCAGACTACCTCCACCTTGACGTCATGGACGGCCGCTTCGTGCCCAACATTACCATCGGGCCACTGGTAGTGGCAGCTCTGCGGCCCCACAGCCGGTTGTTTTTTGACGTTCATTTAATGATCGAAGAGCCCGACCGTTATATAGATTCCTTTGTTGAGGCGGGGGCAGACCTGATCACGGTACATGTGGAAGCCTGCCGGCACCTGCACCGCACGCTCACGCATATCCGGGAAAAGGGGGTCAGGGCCGGGGTGGCCCTGAATCCGGCCACTCCTCCTGAAGTGCTGGAATACCTGCCCGGACTTTTTGATCTGGTACTGGTGATGACCGTTAACCCGGGCTTTGGTGGACAGGCCTTTATTCCCCAGGTCCTCCCTAAAATCCGCAGGATCCGGGAGATGCTGGATGGTGCCGGGTTGGAGGTGGAAATCCAGGTGGACGGTGGTATCAATCCCTCCACCGCCCCACTGGTGGTACAGGCCGGGGCTACGGTACTGGTGGCTGGTTCGGCTGTTTTTGGTGCTCCGGATCCGGCAGCGGCTATCCAGGTAATCCGGCAGGCGGCAAAAGGGGGTGAGTAA